A genomic region of Papaver somniferum cultivar HN1 chromosome 7, ASM357369v1, whole genome shotgun sequence contains the following coding sequences:
- the LOC113299925 gene encoding F-box protein At5g07610-like isoform X1 — protein sequence MLCIKNNLDTGEISDDNLLPENSSTSSSSSAYIIGHNTDLSTEILLRLPLKSLLELKYVSKQWLSLISQPHFVRLHCLQNRPSINGLFLVKPSYGKIQEFEFIFLDGKHTEPVPIKTLAFVNDPAGLRVEQSCNGLLCCSSFQSHISKRIYYIYNPATKHYRMIPTSRMICSVSLAYDPLKSPHYKVIFIWKNDAVNYHMEIYSSETRSVRLSSCHLPASKCMFYTSGVFWNGSLHWIRLRNSSCYFDIDRDALKVMPMPQTIDGNNGLRVEYFGVCRGHMHLIQMYGTSMTHFDIFEMQSDYSGWTAKYSIDLEPLTYLYPQPVLDESVFSGEFLYRCRFSVLLVNEEEDSPSLVLQVPNKIVSYDIRKKVFKKIHDLSPVAQGDGMKIYR from the exons ATGCTTTGCATTAAGAATAATCTTGACACTGGAGAGATTTCAGATGATAACTTATTGCCTGAAAACTCTTCAACATCGTCATCGTCGTCCGCTTATATTATAGGACACAATACTGATCTTTCAACCGAAATTCTATTGCGTCTACCACTGAAATCCCTCCTGGAGCTCAAATATGTATCAAAACAATGGCTCTCTCTCATCTCTCAACCACATTTTGTTCGGCTCCATTGCCTTCAGAACCGCCCTTCAATCAATGGTCTGTTCTTAGTCAAACCTTCCTATGGTAAAATCCAAGAATTCGAGTTCATCTTTCTTGATGGAAAACATACTGAGCCTGTCCCCATCAAAACTCTTGCATTTGTGAATGATCCTGCGGGCTTACGTGTTGAACAGTCTTGCAATGGTCTTCTATGTTGCAGTAGTTTTCAATCACATATCAGTAAACGCATATACTACATCTATAATCCAGCTACGAAGCATTACAGAATGATTCCTACATCTCGAATGATTTGTAGTGTTAGCTTAGCTTATGACCCCTTGAAATCACCTCATTACAAAGTCATATTCATTTGGAAAAATGATGCTGTTAATTATCATATGGAAATTTATTCTTCCGAAACAAGGAGTGTGCGGCTGTCGAGCTGTCATCTTCCTGCATCTAAGTGTATGTTCTATACTTCTGGTGTCTTTTGGAATGGGTCACTGCATTGGATTAGATTGAGGAATTCTTCCTGTTATTTCGATATTGATCGAGATGCGCTGAAGGTAATGCCAATGCCACAAACCATAGATGGAAATAATGGACTGAGGGTCGAGTATTTTGGGGTGTGTAGAGGTCATATGCATCTTATCCAGATGTACGGTACAAGCATGACTCATTTCGACATCTTTGAGATGCAGAGTGATTACAGTGGGTGGACTGCAAAATATTCTATTGATCTCGAACCATTGACATATTTATACCCGCAGCCAGTTCTGGACGAGTCGGTCTTTTCTGGGGAGTTCTTGTATCGTTGTAGATTCTCTGTATTACTtgtcaatgaagaagaagattcccCATCCTTGGTGTTGCAGGTACCAAATAAGATAGTCTCTTACGATATTAGGAAAAAGGTATTCAAAAAAATTCATGATTTATCACCAGTTGCCCAAGGAGATGGCATGAAAATCTATCGTTG A
- the LOC113299925 gene encoding F-box protein At5g07610-like isoform X2, with product MLCIKNNLDTGEISDDNLLPENSSTSSSSSAYIIGHNTDLSTEILLRLPLKSLLELKYVSKQWLSLISQPHFVRLHCLQNRPSINGLFLVKPSYGKIQEFEFIFLDGKHTEPVPIKTLAFVNDPAGLRVEQSCNGLLCCSSFQSHISKRIYYIYNPATKHYRMIPTSRMICSVSLAYDPLKSPHYKVIFIWKNDAVNYHMEIYSSETRSVRLSSCHLPASKCMFYTSGVFWNGSLHWIRLRNSSCYFDIDRDALKVMPMPQTIDGNNGLRVEYFGVCRGHMHLIQMYGTSMTHFDIFEMQSDYSGWTAKYSIDLEPLTYLYPQPVLDESVFSGEFLYRCRFSVLLVNEEEDSPSLVLQRALVSKD from the exons ATGCTTTGCATTAAGAATAATCTTGACACTGGAGAGATTTCAGATGATAACTTATTGCCTGAAAACTCTTCAACATCGTCATCGTCGTCCGCTTATATTATAGGACACAATACTGATCTTTCAACCGAAATTCTATTGCGTCTACCACTGAAATCCCTCCTGGAGCTCAAATATGTATCAAAACAATGGCTCTCTCTCATCTCTCAACCACATTTTGTTCGGCTCCATTGCCTTCAGAACCGCCCTTCAATCAATGGTCTGTTCTTAGTCAAACCTTCCTATGGTAAAATCCAAGAATTCGAGTTCATCTTTCTTGATGGAAAACATACTGAGCCTGTCCCCATCAAAACTCTTGCATTTGTGAATGATCCTGCGGGCTTACGTGTTGAACAGTCTTGCAATGGTCTTCTATGTTGCAGTAGTTTTCAATCACATATCAGTAAACGCATATACTACATCTATAATCCAGCTACGAAGCATTACAGAATGATTCCTACATCTCGAATGATTTGTAGTGTTAGCTTAGCTTATGACCCCTTGAAATCACCTCATTACAAAGTCATATTCATTTGGAAAAATGATGCTGTTAATTATCATATGGAAATTTATTCTTCCGAAACAAGGAGTGTGCGGCTGTCGAGCTGTCATCTTCCTGCATCTAAGTGTATGTTCTATACTTCTGGTGTCTTTTGGAATGGGTCACTGCATTGGATTAGATTGAGGAATTCTTCCTGTTATTTCGATATTGATCGAGATGCGCTGAAGGTAATGCCAATGCCACAAACCATAGATGGAAATAATGGACTGAGGGTCGAGTATTTTGGGGTGTGTAGAGGTCATATGCATCTTATCCAGATGTACGGTACAAGCATGACTCATTTCGACATCTTTGAGATGCAGAGTGATTACAGTGGGTGGACTGCAAAATATTCTATTGATCTCGAACCATTGACATATTTATACCCGCAGCCAGTTCTGGACGAGTCGGTCTTTTCTGGGGAGTTCTTGTATCGTTGTAGATTCTCTGTATTACTtgtcaatgaagaagaagattcccCATCCTTGGTGTTGCAG AGGGCACTTGTGTCAAAAGACTAG
- the LOC113299926 gene encoding mitochondrial phosphate carrier protein 3, mitochondrial-like, which produces MSYFSSMENKSQQKQSLIPTFLYTFNKIHNQNHESHGVSKTKLNSNVVAASPNENGKRKIEMYSSTYYAACTFGGIASCGLTHMTVTPLDLVKCNMQIDPAKYQSISSGFGVLLKEQGMKGFFRGWVPTLFGYSAQGACKFGFYEFFKKYYSDIAGPENAAKYKTLIYLAGSASAEVIADVALCPFEAVKVRVQTQPGFARGLSDGLPKFVKSEGYAGLYKGLVPLWGRQIPYTMMKFASFETIVEMLYKYAIPQPKEQCSKSLQLGVSFAGGYVAGVFCAIVSHPADNLVSFLNNAKGATVGDAVKKMGMLGLFTRGLPLRIVMIGTLTGAQWGIYDAFKVFVGLPTTGGVSPTVSLPTIPPLPPIPTVPTPAL; this is translated from the exons atgtcttatttttcttcaatggagAACAAATCTCAACAAAAACAATCTCTTATTCCAACTTTTCTTTACACCTTCAACAAAATTCATAACCAAAACCATGAATCCCATGGAGTGTCAAAAACAAAACTCAATTCGAATGTTGTCGCTGCTTCGCCAAATGAAAATGGGAAAAGAAAGATAGAGATGTATTCATCAACGTATTATGCTGCATGCACATTTGGTGGAATTGCTAGTTGCGGTCTTACTCATATGACAGTCACACCTTTAGATCTTGTCAAATGTAACATGCAG ATTGATCCGGCGAAGTATCAGAGCATTTCCAGCGGTTTTGGGGTTCTGCTTAAAGAGCAAGGAATGAAAGGTTTCTTTAGGGGCTGGGTGCCGACTTTGTTTGGTTATAGTGCACAAGGAGCTTGTAAATTTGGATTCTACGAGTTCTTTAAGAAATACTACTCCGACATTGCTGGTCCTGAGAATGCAGCCAAATACAAGACACTGATTTACCTGGCGGGTTCTGCATCGGCTGAAGTTATTGCTGATGTTGCTCTTTGTCCCTTTGAAGCTGTTAAAGTCCGGGTTCAAACTCAGCCTGGATTTGCTAGAGGATTGTCTGATGGTCTTCCCAAGTTTGTAAAATCTGAAGGTTATGCtgg GTTGTACAAGGGGCTTGTTCCGCTTTGGGGACGTCAAATTCCAT ATACGATGATGAAATTCGCATCTTTTGAGACAATTGTCGAAATGCTGTACAAGTATGCCATCCCTCAGCCCAAGGAACAGTGCAGTAAATCATTGCAGCTGGGTGTTAGCTTCGCTGGTGGTTATGTTGCTGGTGTTTTCTGTGCAATAGTGTCTCATCCTGCCGACAATCTTGTGTCTTTCCTCAATAATGCTAAGGGTGCCACAGTGGGTGAC gcTGTGAAGAAAATGGGAATGCTGGGTCTGTTTACTCGTGGTCTTCCTCTCCGTATTGTCATGATTGGAACTCTTACTGGAGCACAATGGGGGATCTATGACGCTTTCAAAGTTTTCGTTGGCCT GCCAACCACCGGTGGTGTTAGTCCTACGGTTTCTCTTCCTACCATTCCTCCTCTTCCTCCCATTCCTACTGTTCCTACACCTGCTCTTTAA
- the LOC113299927 gene encoding sialyltransferase-like protein 2, which produces MKLMKLLRLWFIVASISGFAAIFIYITGSSSSFYDRISVSEEDLSALVKLKNGFQKCVRANGLGLQASSGRDYCIVTIDFPKDTVPKWRDPKTGKLEELSFEFDLCEAVAKWEQVRNSTTILTKEFMDSLPKEQKREYAWKRINKGEEHYCKNMTLCMEKLALVLPERPPFVPHQIGRCAVIGNSGDLLKTKFGKEIDGYDAVIRENGAPIQNYTEHVGTKSNFRLLNRGSAKALDKVVELYESGREVLLVKTTIHDIMNKMIREIPIDNPVYLLLGASFGSAAKGTGLKALEFALSICDSVDMYGFTVDPGYEQWTRYFSESRNGHSPLQGRAYYQMMECLGLVKIHSPMRADPYREVKWLPSQSTINAARIAAEKVLSKIGAGMDDPLRSCSIINKQHKGLIMSIPGLRKAAKEHLKYVEGATMYPMDKSLGGGTLCTVP; this is translated from the exons ATGAAGTTGATGAAACTATTAAGATTATGGTTTATTGTTGCTTCAATCTCTGGGTTCGCTGCAATCTTCATCTACATCACTGGCTCTTCTTCCTCTTTCT ATGATAGGATTAGTGTTTCTGAGGAAGATTTGAGTGCATTGGTAAAATTAAAGAATGGTTTTCAGAAGTGTGTG AGGGCAAATGGGTTAGGTTTACAAGCTTCCAGTGGAAGAGATTACTGTATAGTTACAATAGATTTTCCTAAAGATACTGTTCCTAAATGG AGGGATCCCAAAACAGGAAAACTTGAAGAGTTATCGTTTGAGTTTGATCTTTGTGAAGCCGTGGCTAAATGGGAACAG GTACGGAATAGCACCACTATACTGACTAAAGAGTTTATGGACTCCTTGCCGAAGGAACAGAAGAGAGAGTATGCGTGGAAAAGAATTAATAAGGGCGAAGA ACACTATTGCAAGAATATGACTCTCTGCATGGAGAAACTTGCTCTTGTACTTCCTGAAAGGCCACCATTTGTTCCTCATCAGATTGGTCGATGTGCTGTAATAGGCAATTCAGGAGATCTTTTGAAAACAAAGTTTGGGAAGGAGATAGATGGTTATGATGCTGTAATAAGAGAGAATGGTGCACCAATTCAG AACTATACAGAGCATGTAGGTACGAAGAGTAATTTTCGCCTTCTTAATCGAGGGTCTGCCAAAGCGCTCGATAAAGTTGTGGAATTATATG AGTCTGGGAGGGAGGTCTTGCTCGTTAAAACCACAATTCATGACATTATGAACAAGATGATTCGG GAGATCCCAATAGACAATCCTGTGTATCTCCTGTTAGGAGCATCATTTGGTTCAGCTGCAAAAGGAACAGGACTCAAGGCTCTGGAATTTGCATTATCTATTTGTGACTCTGTCGATATGTATGGTTTTACAGTTGACCCAGGTTATGAACAATG GACTAGATACTTCTCAGAATCGCGAAATGGGCATAGTCCTCTTCAGGGTAGAGCGTACTATCAGATGATGGAATGTTTAGGA CTTGTCAAGATTCATTCTCCCATGCGAGCAGATCCTTACCGTGAAGTGAAGTGGTTACCAAGCCAAAGTACAATCAATGCTGCGAGAATCGCGGCAGAGAAAGTCTTGAG TAAGATAGGAGCAGGGATGGATGACCCTCTGAGATCATGTTCAATTATCAACAAACAACACAAGGGTTTGATCATGTCGATTCCTGGTCTTAGAAAGGCTGCTAAAGAACACCTGAAGTACGTAGAAGGTGCAACCATGTACCCTATGGATAAGAGTCTTGGAGGTGGGACACTCTGTACAGTTCCTTGA